A window from Streptomyces sp. NBC_00335 encodes these proteins:
- a CDS encoding MAB_1171c family putative transporter, translating to MRPLFEWLMPLLAWSVVIWRTPSAFGTRANRALWATFVAGAIGLSTRPPRIAGLLESLTGIGDVTLLVKHLAGVAAASFLLDYVHAIHKRPGQERAARLRLIFTGTAMAVLTALFAFALPHDYTGAYGIDAHYGHPGVQLYLGVFYSVYAASSVQATVLFWSNRRNVAPGLLRVGVTCLAAATANGFLYTLYRIYFILRQGDSTILDADGNPVPLTDSISELLPAITVVLLFLGVSIPPTRVLVRYFRDQYALWRLHPLWADLVTAVPHVVLGTPATSRVRELFTFGDRSLDVAHRAFAIRDAALALRDDTPAEDPPAAVPHAAGDTDRAATEARWLRLSVQQRARHLPAPALPATLDRTTGGRTPREEIAWLLKVAAAYEPAGDTGTARTPRPSMR from the coding sequence ATGCGCCCGCTGTTCGAATGGCTGATGCCGCTGCTCGCCTGGAGCGTGGTGATCTGGCGCACGCCCTCCGCGTTCGGCACCCGGGCGAACCGCGCGTTGTGGGCCACCTTCGTCGCGGGCGCGATCGGGCTCAGCACCCGCCCGCCCCGGATCGCGGGCTTGCTGGAGTCGCTGACCGGGATCGGCGACGTCACCCTGCTCGTCAAGCACCTCGCCGGAGTCGCGGCCGCCTCCTTCCTCCTCGACTACGTCCACGCGATCCACAAGCGGCCCGGTCAGGAGCGCGCCGCACGCCTGAGGCTGATCTTCACCGGAACCGCGATGGCCGTCCTGACGGCCCTCTTCGCGTTCGCCCTCCCGCACGACTACACCGGCGCGTACGGCATCGACGCCCACTACGGCCACCCCGGTGTGCAGCTCTACCTGGGCGTCTTCTACTCCGTGTACGCGGCGTCCTCCGTACAGGCGACGGTCCTCTTCTGGTCGAACCGCCGCAACGTGGCCCCCGGGCTGCTCCGGGTCGGGGTCACCTGCCTGGCCGCGGCGACGGCCAACGGGTTCCTCTACACCCTCTACCGGATCTACTTCATCCTGAGGCAGGGCGACTCCACGATCCTGGACGCCGACGGCAATCCCGTACCGCTCACGGACTCGATCAGCGAGCTGCTGCCCGCCATCACCGTGGTGCTGCTCTTCCTCGGCGTATCCATTCCGCCGACCCGGGTCCTGGTCCGCTACTTCCGTGACCAGTACGCACTGTGGCGGCTGCACCCGCTGTGGGCGGACCTCGTGACGGCGGTGCCGCACGTGGTCCTGGGCACGCCCGCCACCAGCCGCGTCCGCGAACTGTTCACCTTCGGCGACCGCTCCCTCGACGTGGCCCACCGCGCCTTCGCCATCCGCGACGCCGCCCTCGCCCTGCGCGACGACACCCCCGCCGAGGACCCCCCGGCCGCCGTGCCGCACGCCGCCGGCGACACGGACCGGGCCGCCACGGAAGCCCGCTGGCTCCGGCTCTCCGTACAACAGCGGGCCCGGCACCTGCCGGCCCCCGCACTCCCTGCCACCCTCGACCGCACCACCGGAGGCCGCACACCGCGCGAGGAGATCGCCTGGCTCCTCAAGGTCGCCGCCGCCTACGAGCCCGCGGGCGACACCGGCACAGCCCGGACGCCCCGACCGTCGATGCGGTAG
- a CDS encoding ABC transporter permease yields the protein MSPPRLGPRDVFHVGSAGLRSRPMRVFLSALGIAIGIATMIAVVGISSSSQAKLLQELDKLGTNMMVATPGQSMFSGQDTKLPKDAPGMIARIDGVESVGTTGDVMESVRRSENIPKEETGGIALKAAKDELLKTLRARMHSGSWLNDATGRYPSVVLGHVTAERLGMTAPGGQVFIGGQYFTVIGILEPIPLAPEIERSALIGWDAAQSLLGFDGHPTSVYERSADDRVQQVRNLIAKTANPQSPTTVSVTDPSAALQAKAATEGAFSTLLLGLGGIALLVGGVGVANTMIISVLERRHEIGLRRSLGATKGQIRIQFVTESLLLSGLGGLAGIVLGGAATAVYARAGDLPWVVPLWAVTGGFASTLAIGTVAGLYPAVRAARLSPTLALQAA from the coding sequence CTGTCCCCGCCGCGCCTCGGCCCGCGGGACGTGTTCCACGTGGGATCGGCGGGGCTGCGCTCGCGGCCGATGCGCGTGTTCCTGTCGGCGCTCGGGATCGCGATCGGCATCGCGACGATGATCGCGGTCGTCGGCATCTCCTCGTCGAGCCAGGCCAAGCTGCTCCAGGAACTCGACAAGCTCGGCACGAACATGATGGTCGCGACCCCCGGCCAGTCGATGTTCTCGGGACAGGACACCAAGCTGCCGAAGGACGCCCCCGGCATGATCGCCCGGATCGACGGGGTCGAATCGGTCGGCACGACGGGCGACGTGATGGAGTCCGTCCGCCGCAGCGAGAACATCCCGAAGGAGGAGACGGGCGGCATCGCCCTGAAGGCGGCGAAGGACGAGCTCCTGAAGACGCTCCGGGCCCGGATGCACAGCGGGAGCTGGCTCAACGACGCGACGGGCCGCTACCCGTCCGTGGTCCTCGGGCACGTCACCGCCGAGCGCTTGGGCATGACGGCGCCGGGCGGGCAGGTCTTCATCGGCGGGCAGTACTTCACCGTCATCGGCATCCTGGAGCCGATCCCCCTCGCCCCGGAGATCGAACGCTCGGCGCTCATCGGCTGGGATGCCGCCCAGAGCCTCCTGGGCTTCGACGGCCACCCCACGTCGGTCTACGAGCGCTCCGCCGACGACCGCGTCCAGCAGGTCCGGAACCTCATCGCCAAGACGGCCAACCCGCAGAGCCCGACCACGGTCTCGGTCACCGACCCGTCGGCGGCCCTCCAGGCGAAGGCCGCCACCGAGGGCGCCTTCAGCACCCTCCTCCTCGGCCTCGGCGGCATCGCCCTGCTGGTGGGCGGGGTCGGGGTGGCCAACACCATGATCATCTCGGTACTGGAACGCCGGCACGAGATCGGCCTGCGCCGCTCCCTGGGCGCCACCAAGGGCCAGATCCGCATCCAGTTCGTCACGGAGTCCCTGCTCCTGTCGGGCCTGGGCGGCCTGGCGGGCATCGTGCTGGGCGGCGCGGCCACGGCGGTGTACGCCCGAGCCGGCGACCTCCCCTGGGTGGTCCCCCTCTGGGCGGTCACGGGCGGCTTCGCCTCAACCCTGGCCATCGGCACGGTCGCAGGCCTCTACCCGGCGGTCCGCGCGGCGAGGCTTTCACCGACGCTCGCGCTGCAGGCGGCGTAG
- a CDS encoding ABC transporter ATP-binding protein has protein sequence MNTHAHAVVELTGVTKEYPGGVAALRGVDLTVLNGELLAIVGPSGSGKSTLLHIVGTLDRPTAGRVAIAGYDIATLSDRSLSALRSRHVGFVFQSFHLVPGISARANVAEGLLYSGLSRAERGRRAERALERVGLGDRMDHRPHELSGGQKQRVAIARAVAGEPDLLLADEPTGALDTASGESVMELLHELNQDGATIAVITHDNEIAASLPRQVRIRDGEIVADVWNADASALGVGA, from the coding sequence ATGAACACACACGCCCACGCGGTCGTCGAACTGACCGGAGTCACCAAGGAGTACCCCGGCGGGGTCGCGGCCCTGCGCGGAGTCGACCTCACCGTCCTGAACGGCGAACTCCTCGCCATCGTAGGACCGTCGGGCTCGGGAAAGTCCACGCTCCTGCACATCGTCGGAACCCTCGACCGGCCGACCGCCGGCCGCGTCGCCATCGCCGGGTACGACATCGCGACCCTCTCCGACCGCTCCCTGTCGGCGCTGCGCTCCCGCCACGTCGGCTTCGTGTTCCAGTCCTTCCACCTGGTACCGGGCATCAGCGCCCGGGCCAACGTCGCCGAGGGACTGCTGTACTCCGGCCTGTCCCGCGCCGAACGCGGACGGCGGGCGGAACGCGCCCTGGAGCGCGTCGGCCTCGGCGACCGCATGGACCACCGGCCGCACGAACTGTCCGGCGGCCAGAAGCAGCGCGTGGCGATCGCCCGCGCGGTGGCGGGCGAACCGGACCTGCTGCTCGCCGACGAACCGACGGGCGCCCTGGACACGGCGTCCGGCGAATCGGTGATGGAACTGCTGCACGAGCTCAACCAGGACGGGGCCACCATCGCCGTGATCACCCACGACAACGAGATCGCGGCGAGCCTGCCCCGGCAGGTCCGCATCCGCGACGGCGAGATCGTGGCGGACGTGTGGAACGCGGACGCGAGCGCGCTGGGGGTGGGCGCGTAG
- a CDS encoding peptidoglycan-binding protein yields the protein MSKRAKWVLGSLVVVLAVTGGGYAVVAQPGTGPSDSKQDRSDGLPGATSPVKRSDLSSGIKADGTLGFAKERKLNAVGADAPGGTGGVGGAPGAGGAGAGSGSGSGSGSGSATLTWVAPAGSSVERDGKLYEVNGKPVRLMYGTTPMYRPLKSGDKGEDVKQLKQNLQALGFGTGLDTTDGTFTAGTATAVKRWQKSHKVKETGEVGKGDIAFASGPQRIQKNDMAVGDEAASGKPVMTVTGTERMVRLQLDVAKAGKVKTGDPVTVSLPGGGTGKGKISSVGATANGDDPSSGGGGGGGGDKKPKVDVEIALDNPSEATGPDQSPVSVSLTGEVRKGVLSVPVNSLLALAEGGFGVQVVEDGKVREVKVELGMFGQGRVEVKGDALKEGMLVGVPAS from the coding sequence GTGAGCAAGCGCGCGAAGTGGGTCCTGGGCTCGCTGGTCGTCGTGCTCGCCGTCACCGGCGGCGGGTACGCGGTCGTGGCCCAGCCGGGGACCGGCCCCAGCGACTCGAAGCAGGACCGCTCGGACGGACTGCCGGGCGCGACCTCTCCGGTCAAGCGCAGCGACCTCAGCTCCGGGATCAAGGCCGACGGAACGCTCGGCTTCGCGAAGGAACGCAAGCTCAACGCGGTGGGTGCGGACGCGCCCGGCGGGACGGGCGGTGTCGGCGGAGCCCCCGGCGCGGGCGGGGCGGGGGCGGGCTCCGGGTCGGGGTCCGGCTCCGGCTCCGGCTCCGCGACCCTGACGTGGGTGGCACCCGCCGGCTCCTCCGTGGAGCGGGACGGCAAGCTCTACGAGGTCAACGGCAAGCCGGTGCGCCTGATGTACGGCACCACCCCCATGTACCGGCCCCTGAAGTCCGGGGACAAGGGCGAGGACGTCAAACAGCTCAAGCAGAACCTCCAGGCCCTCGGGTTCGGCACCGGCCTGGACACCACGGACGGCACCTTCACCGCCGGGACGGCCACCGCCGTCAAGCGCTGGCAGAAGTCCCACAAGGTGAAGGAGACGGGCGAGGTCGGCAAGGGCGACATCGCCTTCGCCTCCGGACCCCAGCGGATCCAGAAGAACGACATGGCCGTCGGCGACGAGGCCGCCTCCGGCAAGCCCGTCATGACCGTGACCGGCACCGAGCGGATGGTCCGCCTGCAGCTGGACGTGGCCAAGGCGGGCAAGGTCAAGACCGGTGACCCGGTGACCGTGAGCCTGCCCGGCGGAGGCACCGGCAAGGGAAAGATCAGCTCGGTCGGTGCCACCGCCAACGGCGACGACCCGTCCTCGGGCGGCGGGGGCGGGGGCGGCGGGGACAAGAAGCCGAAGGTCGACGTCGAGATCGCCCTCGACAACCCCTCCGAGGCCACCGGCCCCGACCAGTCCCCGGTCTCGGTGAGCCTGACGGGCGAGGTCCGCAAGGGGGTGCTCTCCGTACCGGTCAACTCGCTCCTCGCCCTCGCCGAGGGCGGCTTCGGAGTCCAGGTCGTCGAGGACGGCAAGGTCCGCGAGGTCAAGGTCGAGCTCGGCATGTTCGGCCAGGGCCGGGTGGAGGTGAAGGGGGACGCCCTCAAGGAGGGCATGCTCGTCGGAGTCCCCGCGTCATGA